The uncultured Desulfobulbus sp. genome window below encodes:
- the cbiB gene encoding adenosylcobinamide-phosphate synthase CbiB, which yields MEFSHLLPWLALPAAFILDTLLGDPRWLPHPIRWMGKAIELTEPLFRRWFANEKLAGGFFAATLILGCWGISFAVVTLAWKLNTLVGFLVETILLFYCLSARSLTQAAMEIHESLLDGEVDTARSQVAMIVGRDVSKYQADDIARATVETVAENSVDGVISPLFFAALGGAPLALAYKMVNTLDSMVGYKNERYLHFGRIAARIDDVANFIPARISVLCIALLSRFVPRGSMRAALRTAWKEGKNHASPNAGYPEAAFAGALSVEMGGPNIYHGQLVEKPYIGKGLNHITLIHIPRAYRLMYFTAVFCTLLAAGLRLALI from the coding sequence ATGGAGTTTTCCCACTTGCTGCCCTGGCTGGCTCTGCCCGCCGCCTTTATCCTGGACACCCTGCTCGGCGATCCCCGCTGGCTGCCCCACCCGATCCGCTGGATGGGCAAGGCTATAGAACTGACCGAGCCTCTGTTCAGGCGCTGGTTTGCAAACGAAAAGCTCGCTGGAGGCTTCTTTGCCGCCACCCTTATTCTTGGTTGCTGGGGTATCAGTTTTGCAGTGGTCACCCTTGCCTGGAAACTCAACACGCTGGTGGGCTTTCTGGTGGAGACCATCCTCCTTTTTTACTGTCTCTCCGCCCGCTCTCTCACCCAGGCCGCCATGGAAATTCACGAGTCCCTGCTGGACGGCGAGGTTGATACCGCCCGCTCCCAGGTGGCCATGATAGTGGGCCGTGATGTCAGCAAGTACCAGGCCGACGATATCGCCCGGGCCACGGTGGAAACCGTCGCTGAAAATTCGGTGGACGGGGTTATCTCACCGCTCTTTTTTGCCGCCTTGGGAGGCGCCCCGTTGGCCCTTGCTTATAAGATGGTCAATACCCTCGACTCGATGGTGGGCTATAAAAACGAGCGCTATCTGCACTTCGGTCGCATTGCCGCTCGGATCGACGATGTCGCCAACTTCATTCCGGCTCGCATTTCCGTCCTTTGCATCGCCCTGTTAAGCCGTTTTGTCCCTCGAGGCTCCATGCGTGCCGCCCTGCGCACCGCCTGGAAGGAAGGAAAGAATCACGCCAGTCCCAACGCAGGCTACCCGGAGGCCGCCTTTGCAGGCGCTCTGAGCGTTGAAATGGGTGGCCCCAACATTTACCATGGTCAGCTGGTAGAAAAACCCTACATAGGCAAAGGGCTCAACCATATCACCTTGATCCATATTCCTCGTGCCTATCGATTGATGTACTTCACTGCAGTTTTCTGTACATTGCTTGCTGCCGGACTTCGTCTTGCCCTAATCTGA
- a CDS encoding aminotransferase class I/II-fold pyridoxal phosphate-dependent enzyme: protein MIEGHGGNVSALAHKLGCQAEDITDMSSNINPLGCMPGLIDHITNQLHRIQSLPEVDGRAATRAIASLLDVAPERVLAGGGTTQFIYTACAALASRRVLIVGPTYADYTDGCRVHGITPQFFITRPEDNFLPKRDELNQALTQVDTVFLCNPDNPTAQLIDHQTILALCRTHPQVRFIIDESYLPFAPYTQATSMTSAELDNVIVLWSVSKIFGMPGLRAGFLVANQDVVDRFRQYMQPWCVNSLAQEAVLFLGEHLPEVQAFITRTRDYLAREGALLRERLSKAPLTIFPSMTSYFLIQLDAPHTATNICDKLGEQRFLIRNCANFHGLDERFIRIALKDAATNEQVCRHLLAAVLTKED from the coding sequence ATGATTGAAGGACATGGTGGCAATGTCTCTGCCCTGGCGCACAAGCTGGGTTGTCAGGCAGAAGACATCACCGATATGAGCAGTAACATCAACCCTTTGGGATGCATGCCTGGTTTAATTGACCACATTACGAACCAGTTGCACCGGATTCAATCTCTGCCCGAGGTTGACGGCCGCGCAGCTACCCGTGCCATTGCAAGCCTGCTTGACGTCGCACCGGAACGAGTCCTGGCCGGTGGAGGGACAACCCAGTTCATTTACACAGCCTGCGCAGCCCTTGCCTCCAGGCGGGTTCTCATCGTGGGACCGACCTATGCCGATTACACCGACGGCTGTCGGGTCCACGGTATTACACCGCAGTTTTTCATCACCCGGCCCGAGGATAATTTTCTCCCCAAGCGGGACGAACTCAACCAGGCTCTTACCCAGGTGGATACGGTTTTTCTCTGTAATCCCGATAACCCCACCGCCCAGCTCATTGACCACCAGACAATACTCGCGCTCTGCAGAACCCATCCCCAGGTCCGTTTCATCATTGATGAGTCTTACCTCCCCTTTGCCCCATATACACAGGCGACCTCCATGACCTCAGCTGAGCTGGATAACGTTATCGTGCTCTGGTCCGTCTCCAAAATATTTGGCATGCCGGGTCTCCGCGCCGGATTTTTGGTCGCAAACCAAGACGTCGTGGACCGGTTTCGTCAGTACATGCAGCCTTGGTGTGTCAACAGCCTCGCCCAGGAGGCGGTCCTCTTTTTAGGGGAGCATCTCCCTGAGGTCCAGGCCTTCATCACCAGGACCCGCGACTACCTTGCCCGGGAAGGAGCGCTCTTGAGAGAACGACTGAGCAAGGCACCGCTCACCATTTTCCCCAGCATGACCTCCTATTTCCTTATCCAGCTTGACGCCCCCCACACTGCCACCAACATTTGTGACAAACTGGGAGAACAACGCTTCCTCATTCGCAACTGCGCAAATTTTCATGGATTAGATGAGCGTTTTATTCGCATTGCCCTCAAAGATGCGGCCACCAATGAACAGGTCTGCCGCCACCTACTTGCCGCCGTTTTAACAAAGGAGGACTAA
- a CDS encoding cobyric acid synthase → MSHKAACLAVFGTGSDVGKSIVTTALCRIFANFGLKVAPYKAQNMSNNSGVTPEGMEMGRAQIVQAEAARIPPHCDMNPVLLKPVSDVGSQVVLNGKAWIDASSKDYYTKKDYLFGESIAALDRLRSENDLIIMEGAGSCAEVNLMPNDIVNLRMAAQAEAPVILVADIDRGGVFAQVVGTLACVSPEQQQLISGFVINRFRGDIALFKNGIDWIEERTDKPVFGVLPWFKHFRIEAEDAVVIENAPRFHRGTTEEPTIGVLRLPHISNFTDFDPLASLTGCNLSYLEQPQSLDGLAAVILPGSKSTCSDLQWLVDSGWKDHLMQYRAEGGNILGICGGYQMLGTWVRDPDGIEGVPGSTEGLGLLPVETVLKAPKTTTLTDFRWQGINGRGYEIHMGRTDPPKAQSLMDVDRRNGIDCTDVDGCRSEDGKVLGTYMHGLFDAPEITKHWLATIGLPQVKVDTQHGPAARDQAYEQLAQHTAKHLDIAGIIRLLPQELQERIKESGERGLND, encoded by the coding sequence ATGTCACATAAAGCTGCCTGTCTAGCCGTCTTTGGAACCGGCTCCGACGTGGGCAAAAGTATCGTTACCACGGCACTCTGCCGTATCTTTGCCAACTTTGGACTGAAAGTGGCCCCCTATAAGGCCCAGAACATGTCGAACAACTCGGGGGTCACCCCTGAGGGCATGGAAATGGGGCGGGCCCAAATCGTGCAAGCCGAGGCAGCGCGTATTCCCCCTCACTGTGATATGAATCCGGTCTTGCTCAAACCGGTCAGCGATGTGGGTTCTCAGGTTGTCCTGAACGGTAAGGCCTGGATCGATGCCTCCTCAAAGGACTACTACACCAAAAAGGATTACCTCTTTGGCGAGAGCATCGCGGCGCTTGACCGGCTGCGCAGTGAAAACGATTTGATCATTATGGAAGGGGCCGGTTCCTGTGCCGAGGTCAATCTCATGCCCAATGACATCGTCAACCTGCGCATGGCGGCCCAGGCAGAGGCACCGGTTATTCTGGTGGCCGATATCGACCGGGGCGGCGTCTTTGCCCAGGTCGTGGGGACCCTGGCCTGCGTTTCGCCTGAACAGCAGCAGCTGATCAGCGGCTTTGTCATCAACCGTTTTCGCGGTGACATTGCCCTGTTCAAAAATGGAATCGACTGGATTGAAGAGCGAACCGACAAACCAGTTTTTGGCGTTTTGCCCTGGTTTAAACATTTCCGCATTGAAGCTGAAGACGCGGTGGTTATTGAAAATGCACCCCGCTTCCACCGCGGCACCACAGAGGAGCCGACCATTGGCGTGCTCCGTCTGCCCCATATTTCCAACTTTACTGATTTTGATCCCTTGGCCAGCCTTACGGGCTGTAACCTGAGCTACCTGGAACAGCCTCAATCCCTGGATGGTCTGGCGGCGGTCATCCTTCCGGGCTCCAAATCAACCTGTTCCGATCTGCAGTGGCTGGTGGACAGCGGCTGGAAAGATCACCTCATGCAGTACCGAGCTGAGGGCGGTAACATTCTGGGTATCTGTGGTGGTTACCAGATGCTTGGCACCTGGGTGCGTGATCCTGATGGCATAGAAGGTGTACCGGGCTCAACCGAGGGGTTAGGCTTACTCCCGGTGGAAACTGTGCTAAAAGCACCCAAGACGACCACTCTGACCGACTTTCGTTGGCAGGGGATCAACGGCCGGGGATATGAAATCCACATGGGCCGCACCGATCCTCCCAAAGCGCAGAGTCTGATGGATGTTGATCGCCGCAACGGGATTGACTGTACGGATGTTGACGGTTGCCGCAGTGAAGACGGTAAGGTCCTGGGGACCTACATGCATGGCCTGTTTGATGCGCCCGAAATCACCAAGCATTGGCTGGCAACCATTGGTCTGCCCCAAGTCAAGGTGGATACCCAGCACGGTCCGGCCGCCCGGGATCAGGCCTATGAGCAACTGGCCCAACACACGGCAAAGCACCTGGACATCGCAGGCATTATCCGCTTACTGCCCCAGGAGCTGCAAGAACGCATTAAGGAATCTGGAGAACGAGGCTTAAATGATTGA
- the dnaA gene encoding chromosomal replication initiator protein DnaA translates to MLWNTIKTSLHTSLPESEFGLWIKPLECKREDDQVLELAGPDRFFCAWVEDRYLELIRTKAQELGTVADVRLQVAAQPPLKVESDKGGQLRLPGMTPQAPRYRSLHPAYTFDQFMVGESNILARSACHALATGDSTFGHCLFVNSTTGLGKSHLTQAVVHQVLRSAPSTRLHYLTAQQFSADMVKSIRSNRMEQFSRRYVNNCDMLLVEDVHTLTNKNKTQEELNTILDYLIKSGRRVILTSAVAPSKLSGLDEDFRSRMTSGLVTGIQSPDYETRARIIRHKMQSHGLGADEDMVGFMAESLQGDIRRMESAIMGIKAKACLHKAPADLSMVREVIYNLIGSPVDVTPETIREMIGRQFRVSVEDLCSRSRKRTITFPRQVGMYLTRKFTDKSLADIGSTYNRDHSTVLYAIKNITKNMSQQTAVREQVELLCRKIKN, encoded by the coding sequence ATGCTCTGGAACACGATAAAAACCTCTCTACACACCAGCTTGCCGGAAAGCGAATTCGGCCTGTGGATCAAACCGCTTGAGTGTAAGCGGGAAGACGACCAGGTCTTAGAGCTTGCAGGGCCGGACCGCTTCTTTTGTGCCTGGGTAGAGGATCGCTATCTTGAGCTTATTCGTACCAAGGCACAGGAGTTGGGTACCGTTGCCGATGTCCGTTTACAGGTGGCAGCACAACCGCCCCTGAAAGTTGAGAGCGATAAGGGAGGACAGCTGCGTCTGCCGGGCATGACCCCGCAGGCCCCGCGCTATCGTTCTTTGCATCCGGCATACACCTTTGATCAGTTCATGGTCGGCGAGTCGAATATTCTGGCCCGTTCTGCTTGCCATGCCTTGGCGACTGGCGATTCTACCTTTGGACACTGTCTTTTTGTCAACAGCACCACCGGACTGGGGAAAAGCCATCTCACCCAGGCCGTTGTGCACCAGGTGTTACGATCAGCCCCCTCAACCCGTCTGCACTACCTGACGGCGCAGCAGTTTTCAGCGGATATGGTTAAATCCATCCGTTCCAATCGCATGGAGCAGTTCTCCAGAAGGTATGTAAATAACTGCGATATGCTCCTGGTCGAGGATGTCCATACCCTCACCAACAAGAACAAGACCCAGGAAGAACTCAACACTATCCTTGATTATCTCATTAAATCTGGACGGCGGGTGATTCTGACCTCTGCGGTTGCTCCTTCGAAACTCTCTGGACTGGATGAAGATTTTCGCAGTCGTATGACCTCTGGCCTGGTTACAGGTATCCAATCTCCGGATTACGAAACCCGCGCACGGATTATTCGCCATAAGATGCAGTCCCATGGACTGGGGGCGGATGAGGACATGGTCGGCTTCATGGCGGAAAGCCTGCAAGGTGATATTCGTCGAATGGAAAGCGCCATTATGGGGATCAAGGCCAAGGCCTGTCTGCATAAGGCACCGGCAGACCTGAGCATGGTCCGTGAAGTGATTTACAACCTGATCGGCTCTCCTGTGGATGTGACTCCGGAGACCATCCGCGAAATGATTGGTCGTCAGTTTCGAGTCAGTGTGGAGGATTTGTGCTCCCGATCCCGTAAGCGCACCATCACCTTTCCCCGCCAGGTTGGTATGTATCTGACGCGTAAATTCACCGATAAGTCACTGGCAGATATCGGCAGTACCTACAACCGAGATCATTCGACCGTGCTCTACGCGATTAAAAACATCACCAAGAACATGTCGCAGCAGACTGCTGTACGTGAGCAGGTTGAGTTGTTGTGTCGGAAAATTAAGAATTGA